The Papaver somniferum cultivar HN1 chromosome 3, ASM357369v1, whole genome shotgun sequence genome includes a region encoding these proteins:
- the LOC113361930 gene encoding 60S ribosomal protein L29-2-like produces the protein MAKSKNHTAHNQSRKAHKNGIKKPKKQRHTSTKGMDPKFLRNQRYARKHNKTGGASEVEE, from the exons ATGGCCAAGTCAAAGAATCACACAGCTCACAACCAGTCTCGTAAGGCACACAAGAATGGAATTAAGAAACCTAAGAAGCAAAGACACACTTCAACCAAAGGA ATGGATCCAAAGTTTTTGAGGAACCAGAGGTATGCAAGGAAGCATAACAAGACTGGAGGAGCATCTGAAGTTGAAGAGTAA